The following is a genomic window from Amycolatopsis cihanbeyliensis.
GGCGGTGGCGTGGGCGTGCAGGATGCGGGCGACGGCCTCGGTGACCCGGGCGGTCTGGTCGAGGTGCAGCCACTCGTCCGGGACGTGCGCGTTGTTCCCGGGGCCACGCGGGCCGGTCACCACGAACTGGGCCCGCGGGTAGGCGCGGGCGAACATGCCGAGGAAAGGGATCGAGCCACCGAGCCCGATCGCCTGCCAATCCCGGTCGAACACGTCCGCGCTGACCTTGTCCAGCGTGGATTCCAGCCAGGGCGCGGTCGGCGGTGCGTTCCAGCCGTCCGCCGCCTCCGCCCGGTCGATCTGCACATGGGCCCCGAACGGCACCCCGCCGGTGAGGGCACGTTCGATCGAGCGCAGCGCGACCGCGGCGTCCGTGGTCGGCGGCAGCCGGAAGCTCAGCTTCAGCCCGGTCAGCGGGCGCAGCACGTTGCCGGCGTCGGAGATCGGGGGCAGCCCGTCGGCTCCGGTCACCGTGAGGGTGGGGCGCCAGGTGTTGTTCAGGATGAGCTCGACGGCGTCCTCGCTCAGCGGGCGCACGCCCTCGGCCAGCGGCAGCTCCGGAGCGCGATACCCGCCCGCGACCGCGGCCCGGATCTCGGCAAGGCGTTCCGGCGGCACGTCCACGTTCAACTCGGGCAGCGCGATCTCACCCGCGTGCGGGTCCTCGATCCGGTCCAGCAGCTGCCGGATCACCCGGAACGAGCCGGGCACGATGCCGCTGCCGTGCCCGGAGTGCACCCCCGACTCCAGCACCCGCACGGTCAGGTCGAGGAAGGCGATCCCGCGCAGCGAGGTGGCCAGCCACAGCCGCTCGTAGTCCCCACCCGCGGTGTCCAGGCACACCACAAGGCCGACCGCGCCCAGCCGGTCCGCCAGCAGTTCGAGGTAATGCGGCAGGTCGGGGCTGCCGGACTCCTCGCAGGTCTCCAGCAGCACCACGGTGCGTGCGTGCCGCCCGCCCGCCGCCTGCAACGCGGCCAGCGCGCCCGCGCCCGCGTATGCCGCGTAACCGTCGTCGCCCGCGCCGCGGCCGTACAGCCTGCCGTCCCGGACCACCGGGGTCCACGGGCCGAGCCCCGGTGACCACTCCCCGGCGGCGGGCTGCTTGTCCAGGTGCCCGTAGACGACCACGGTCTCCTCGTTCGAGGCGTCCTGGGCGGGCACGTCCAGCACCAGCAACGGCGTGCGCCCCGGTAGCTGGATCACCTCGGTGCTCGCCCCGTGCAGGCCGCGCGCGGTCAGCCAGCCGCGGACGTGCTCGACGGCGGCGTGCAGCTGGCCGTTCGCCGACCACACCGGATCGAAGGCCGGCGACAGCGCCGGGATGGCGACGAAACCGGACAGGCTGTCCAGGGCCGTGCCCGCCCACAGTTCGTGCACGGTGTTCCGCAGTACGTGCTGGTCCATGCCCCCGATCCTGACACGAACAAAGTGTGTCGTACGCCACAACACGGACATTCGGGTGACCCCGCATCGGGGGCCGGCCGGCCCGGTTCCCCCCCGCTCGCCCGCCCGGAAGGGGCTGGTCGCGGCGTGCCGGTGCAAACCCTACTTTCGGCTGCCCCACCATAGGTATTCCAAGCGTTTACGCAGCTCGGGCGGTACTTCGTCAGCAACAAAACGGCTTCGAGGGCTCACCAGAAGGCCGAGTTTCATGCCAGGATGACCGCGAACACCGTCACCGCCGACGGATACCGAGCGCTCGGACCCGATGCGCGAGTGGCCGCCGGCGAGTCGTCGTGGCGGCCGCCACAAGCGGCTGCGCGGCACCGACACAAGGAGTAGCGCATGTCGTCCCCCGAACAGTGGACGCGCCCGGAACCTGGCGCCGGACCAGCCGCGACCGCGGCGGAACCGACCCCAGAACAGGTGATAGCGGGCTTGCGAGCAACAACCGAAGGTGGCCCTGAGCTCACTCAGCTCCTCACCCCCGAAGGCGAGCGGGTCCCCTCGCCACCGTTCGACCCGTACGCCGCGGACATCGACGACGAGGCCCTGCGCGGGCTCTACCGCGACATGGTGCTGGTGCGGCGCGGCGACCGGGAGTCGAACGCGATGCAGCGGCAGGGGCAGCTGGGTATCTGGGTCCCGCTGCTCGGCCAGGAGGCCGCGCAGATCGGTTCCGGCAGGGCGCTGCGCCCGAGCGACATGGCCTTCCCGAGCTACCGCGAGCACGGGGTCGCCTGGACCCGGGGGGTGGACTTCAAGGAGCTGCTCGGCATCTTCCGCTGCACCGACCACAGCGGCTGGGACTTCCAGCGGCACGGCTTCCACCCGTACACGATCGTCATCGGCAACCAGGTGCTCAACGCCACCGGCTACGCCATGGGGCAGAAGTTCGACGGCAAGGTAGGCGAGGACAGCGACGGCACCGCAGAGGCGACAATCGTCTACTTCGGCGACGGTGCCACCAGCCAGGGCGATGTGGCCGAGGGCTTCGTCTGGGCCTCGGTCTACGACGCGCCGGTGGTGTTCTTCTGCCAGAACAACCAGTGGGCGATCTCCGAGCCGACCGAGCGCCAGTCCAGGCTGCCGCTCTACCAGCGCGCCCGCGGTTACGGTTTCCCCGGCATCCGGGTGGACGGCAACGACGTGCTCGCCTGCTTCGCGGTGACCCGGTGGGCGCTGGAGGAGTGCAGGCAGGGCAACGGCCCGGTGCTGATCGAGGCGTTCACCTACCGGATGGACGCGCACACCACCACCGACGACCCCACCCGCTACCGGCTGTCCGGCGAGTTGGAGGAGTGGAAGCTGAAGGACCCGATCGAGCGGGTCCGCGCCCACCTCGCCCGGGGCGGCGGCGCCGACCAGGAGTTCTTCGACCAGGTGGACGCCGAGGCCGACTCGTTCGCCGCCGAGTTGCGGGACTACTGCTTCAACATGCCGGATCCCCCGCCCGAACGGATCTTCCAGAACGTCTACGCGGAACCCTCACCGGTGCTGGACGCGCAGCGCGAGG
Proteins encoded in this region:
- a CDS encoding M20/M25/M40 family metallo-hydrolase; this encodes MDQHVLRNTVHELWAGTALDSLSGFVAIPALSPAFDPVWSANGQLHAAVEHVRGWLTARGLHGASTEVIQLPGRTPLLVLDVPAQDASNEETVVVYGHLDKQPAAGEWSPGLGPWTPVVRDGRLYGRGAGDDGYAAYAGAGALAALQAAGGRHARTVVLLETCEESGSPDLPHYLELLADRLGAVGLVVCLDTAGGDYERLWLATSLRGIAFLDLTVRVLESGVHSGHGSGIVPGSFRVIRQLLDRIEDPHAGEIALPELNVDVPPERLAEIRAAVAGGYRAPELPLAEGVRPLSEDAVELILNNTWRPTLTVTGADGLPPISDAGNVLRPLTGLKLSFRLPPTTDAAVALRSIERALTGGVPFGAHVQIDRAEAADGWNAPPTAPWLESTLDKVSADVFDRDWQAIGLGGSIPFLGMFARAYPRAQFVVTGPRGPGNNAHVPDEWLHLDQTARVTEAVARILHAHATA